The bacterium BMS3Abin14 genome includes a region encoding these proteins:
- the pepQ_1 gene encoding xaa-Pro dipeptidase, with protein MKNFEELAGSYNTVPESEIRDRIGRFQEILRREGIDVVLIQQLIDRFYFTGSIQDGVVIIPADGDPVYLCRRSVARAKEESPLEITPFRSFKEIPPALEAAGIPGGGRVGLELDVIPAALYQRYLKLLSDASLVDAGSLVREVRAVKSAYEIERIRAAGVQVDRVMELAAQCLHDGIREVDFASTLEKRARELGHQGILRMRGFNQELFYGHIITGEHSALMSHIDAPSGGMGINPSIAQGAGFRAIRKGEPVSVDFVGCVEGYLIDQTRLMVMGTLAVELVQGFVQARAIQDAVVAAAAPGVAWGSLYETAVREAENLGVSDRFMGPPGEQVRFVGHGVGLEVDEFPFLAPRFEQVLVPGMVFALEPKIFHPGKGLTGIEDTFLVTESGLERLTVTPREIVTVP; from the coding sequence GTGAAAAATTTTGAAGAACTCGCAGGTTCCTACAACACCGTCCCCGAGAGCGAGATCAGGGACAGAATCGGCCGGTTTCAGGAAATCCTCCGAAGGGAAGGGATCGATGTCGTCCTGATCCAGCAGCTCATCGACCGTTTTTATTTTACCGGTTCCATACAGGACGGGGTGGTTATTATCCCCGCCGATGGAGATCCGGTTTACCTTTGCAGGCGTTCGGTCGCCAGGGCCAAAGAGGAATCTCCACTTGAGATCACCCCGTTTCGCAGTTTCAAGGAGATTCCACCCGCCCTGGAGGCGGCAGGGATACCCGGCGGGGGCAGGGTGGGACTTGAGCTTGATGTGATTCCGGCGGCCCTTTACCAGCGCTATTTAAAGCTGCTTTCCGACGCTTCCCTGGTGGACGCGGGATCCCTTGTGCGAGAGGTTCGGGCCGTCAAGTCCGCCTACGAGATCGAAAGGATCCGTGCGGCAGGGGTCCAGGTGGACAGGGTGATGGAGCTTGCCGCGCAGTGCCTGCATGATGGCATTAGGGAGGTGGATTTTGCTTCCACATTAGAGAAGCGCGCCCGGGAACTGGGGCACCAGGGCATCCTGAGGATGCGGGGATTCAACCAGGAGCTGTTTTACGGCCATATCATCACCGGTGAGCACTCCGCGCTCATGTCCCATATCGACGCACCGTCCGGCGGAATGGGGATTAACCCATCCATCGCCCAGGGGGCCGGTTTCAGGGCTATCAGGAAGGGTGAGCCTGTAAGCGTGGATTTCGTCGGATGCGTAGAGGGATATCTCATCGACCAGACGCGCCTCATGGTCATGGGAACCCTGGCCGTGGAACTTGTTCAGGGCTTTGTGCAGGCCCGCGCCATTCAGGATGCGGTTGTGGCCGCCGCCGCACCGGGGGTTGCCTGGGGTTCGCTCTACGAAACAGCCGTCCGGGAGGCCGAAAACCTTGGGGTCTCGGATCGATTCATGGGGCCTCCGGGTGAGCAGGTACGTTTTGTGGGACATGGGGTGGGCCTCGAGGTCGATGAATTTCCTTTCCTCGCTCCCCGCTTCGAACAGGTCCTGGTCCCGGGAATGGTGTTCGCCCTCGAGCCGAAGATCTTCCATCCGGGCAAAGGCCTAACGGGCATTGAGGATACTTTCCTGGTTACCGAAAGCGGGTTGGAAAGGTTGACGGTAACTCCGAGGGAGATTGTCACCGTGCCCTGA
- a CDS encoding phenylacetate-coenzyme A ligase — MSNDRKYFQPELETMPVEKIKDLQLERLKAQVEYVYGNNPHFKKIYDEAGFSPGDIKTLDDIRKIPFLEKKEVRSGYPLGIVTGDMSILREMHSTSGTTGKPVLIFASEEDIDLWSDRCARELWMAGLRPGDIFLNSFGYGLPTGGAGFHYGAQKMGACPIPLSGGQSDRMVDLLVDLPITAFCATPSFALYVGQKAQEKGFDLAKDSTCKIGLFGAEPWPWATRERIQELYGITAFDEFGMTEFLGPGMTAECEARAEDVPQRMHIWSDHLLVECINPDTGEPVGDGEDGEMVWTNLVNTGTPLIRYRSRDLASMTWAPCPCGRTHPRMAGIKGRSDDAVSISGLIVFPSQVEEALSRFPEMGANFRMIVETDKRGMDFFTLRIELKDKAYFNDAALIDNLKVKMKQSVKGLTDVNPKVMDLIGPDELPRVTGGEGKTASARVEDRRKK, encoded by the coding sequence ATGTCCAACGACAGAAAGTATTTTCAGCCCGAACTCGAGACCATGCCCGTGGAGAAGATCAAGGATCTTCAGCTTGAGAGACTGAAGGCACAGGTTGAATACGTTTACGGCAACAACCCCCACTTCAAGAAGATTTACGATGAGGCCGGCTTCAGCCCCGGCGATATCAAGACCCTGGATGATATCAGGAAAATCCCGTTTCTCGAAAAAAAGGAAGTCAGGAGCGGATATCCTCTGGGTATCGTAACCGGCGACATGAGCATTCTCCGTGAGATGCACAGCACATCGGGTACCACCGGCAAGCCGGTCCTGATCTTTGCCTCGGAGGAGGACATTGATCTCTGGAGCGACAGGTGCGCGCGGGAACTCTGGATGGCTGGACTGCGGCCCGGCGACATTTTCCTTAACTCCTTCGGCTACGGCCTGCCCACGGGCGGCGCCGGGTTCCACTACGGCGCACAGAAGATGGGAGCCTGCCCCATCCCCCTTTCCGGCGGCCAGTCCGACCGGATGGTGGATCTCCTGGTCGACCTCCCGATCACCGCTTTTTGCGCGACGCCGTCTTTTGCCCTCTATGTGGGCCAGAAGGCGCAGGAAAAGGGCTTTGATCTGGCCAAGGACTCCACCTGCAAGATTGGTCTTTTCGGAGCGGAGCCGTGGCCCTGGGCCACCCGGGAGAGGATTCAGGAGCTTTACGGAATCACGGCATTCGATGAATTCGGCATGACCGAGTTTCTCGGACCGGGAATGACCGCCGAGTGCGAGGCCCGCGCCGAGGACGTCCCCCAGAGGATGCACATCTGGTCGGATCACCTCCTTGTTGAGTGCATCAACCCCGATACCGGGGAACCGGTAGGCGACGGGGAAGACGGTGAGATGGTGTGGACCAACCTTGTAAACACAGGAACGCCTCTTATCCGTTACAGAAGCCGCGATCTCGCCTCAATGACCTGGGCCCCGTGCCCCTGCGGCCGGACCCACCCGAGGATGGCAGGGATCAAGGGGCGTTCGGACGATGCCGTCTCCATCAGCGGACTCATCGTTTTCCCGAGTCAGGTGGAGGAGGCCCTTTCCCGCTTCCCGGAGATGGGGGCCAACTTCAGGATGATCGTAGAGACCGACAAGAGGGGGATGGACTTCTTCACCCTCAGGATCGAGCTGAAGGACAAGGCCTATTTCAATGACGCTGCCCTCATTGACAACCTCAAGGTTAAGATGAAGCAGTCCGTCAAG
- the adhR gene encoding HTH-type transcriptional regulator AdhR has protein sequence MNGFFTTQSKLMTSQKARQRAGDGKPAFAIGEVAREVGLSARTIRYYEEIGLLDSVSRVKNGRRLFGPDAIRRLKFIKRLKHLGLSLSEMMELEDLYRQYSDNRKVLPRLVQFFDEQLRRIDTRMENLRLLKSDILAYRERIVGKMGEG, from the coding sequence ATGAACGGATTTTTTACCACCCAATCAAAGTTGATGACTTCGCAAAAAGCCCGCCAACGGGCGGGGGACGGAAAGCCGGCCTTCGCCATTGGCGAGGTTGCGAGAGAGGTAGGTCTCAGCGCCCGAACCATCCGTTATTACGAGGAGATTGGTCTTCTGGACAGCGTATCCAGGGTCAAAAACGGCCGAAGGCTGTTCGGCCCGGACGCGATCAGGCGGCTCAAGTTCATAAAAAGGCTCAAGCATCTCGGGCTTTCCCTCTCGGAGATGATGGAACTTGAGGACCTGTACAGGCAATACAGCGATAACAGGAAGGTGCTTCCACGGCTTGTCCAGTTCTTCGATGAGCAGCTTCGCAGGATTGACACCCGCATGGAGAACCTTCGCCTTCTCAAAAGTGATATCCTTGCCTACAGGGAGAGGATTGTCGGGAAGATGGGGGAGGGGTAG
- the mutB gene encoding methylmalonyl-CoA mutase large subunit: MVKEKKIRVLIAKPGLDGHDRGAKVVARALRDRGFEVVYTGLHQTPEQIAAASVQEGVDAVGLSILSGSHRTLVPRVIEQLVKRGAGDVPVFVGGIIPAEDIADLKKAGVFEVFTPGTATSEIAESIARAVGRG, translated from the coding sequence ATGGTGAAGGAAAAAAAGATCAGGGTCCTCATCGCCAAGCCGGGTCTGGACGGTCACGACCGCGGCGCCAAGGTCGTCGCACGGGCGTTGAGGGACAGAGGGTTCGAGGTTGTCTATACCGGGCTGCACCAGACCCCCGAGCAGATCGCAGCTGCTTCGGTTCAGGAGGGGGTGGACGCTGTGGGCCTTTCCATCCTTTCGGGATCCCACCGGACCCTGGTGCCCAGGGTCATCGAGCAGCTGGTCAAGAGGGGGGCCGGTGATGTGCCTGTATTTGTGGGCGGCATCATCCCTGCTGAGGATATCGCCGATTTGAAAAAGGCAGGCGTTTTCGAGGTCTTCACCCCCGGAACCGCCACTTCCGAGATTGCGGAATCCATTGCCAGGGCTGTAGGCCGGGGTTGA
- the fadB gene encoding fatty acid oxidation complex subunit alpha, producing the protein MQATTVSASRGDGWAVVRLITPGGLNKLGSSTLESLRDVLGGLLADPGVRCVAILGEGGSFAVGADLREILRLDPRSAREFSLLGYSVFRIMEQSGTVVVAAIDGFCLGGGLDLALAADWRLGTDRSTFGHPGSDLGLITGFGGTQRLPRLIGGRAALAWALESRRVKADEALRSGLLQEVCAPEEFGTRLEERIQHFLSLPAGRIEGANAAMNGFFTTL; encoded by the coding sequence ATGCAGGCCACAACCGTCTCGGCCTCAAGGGGGGATGGATGGGCTGTGGTACGTCTCATCACCCCGGGAGGGCTGAATAAGCTGGGGAGCTCCACCCTCGAATCCCTGAGAGATGTGCTGGGGGGCCTTCTGGCTGATCCAGGGGTAAGATGCGTCGCCATCCTGGGAGAAGGCGGATCATTCGCCGTCGGTGCGGATCTCAGGGAGATCCTGAGGCTCGACCCGCGTTCGGCCAGGGAGTTTTCTCTCCTTGGGTACAGCGTTTTCAGGATTATGGAGCAAAGTGGTACCGTTGTCGTGGCCGCAATTGACGGGTTCTGCCTCGGAGGCGGATTGGATCTGGCGCTTGCCGCGGATTGGCGTCTGGGCACGGATCGCTCCACTTTCGGTCATCCCGGATCTGATCTGGGCCTCATCACCGGTTTTGGAGGGACCCAGAGGCTCCCCCGTCTTATCGGGGGGAGAGCCGCTCTTGCCTGGGCGCTGGAATCGCGAAGGGTCAAGGCTGACGAGGCGCTCAGGTCCGGGCTGCTGCAGGAGGTCTGTGCCCCTGAGGAGTTCGGGACGAGACTTGAAGAAAGGATACAGCATTTTCTTTCTCTGCCGGCCGGGAGGATCGAGGGCGCCAACGCCGCCATGAATGGATTTTTTACGACCCTGTAA
- a CDS encoding inosine 5'-monophosphate dehydrogenase: MLARDYMTKAVATARPDDFVIDVAKTMQTEGIRHVPVVENGQLVGIISRNTLRDAAPSKATDLSKREINFLLSKMKVSELMKKDVITCSPDSHVEDVAHTMQTRRIGAMPVVEGEKLLGILTNNDMFRILMKILGMEGAGVRITLELARGKGELLVDIVKAAKDEGKTIKSLISIESPLPGRQTVILHLDDTDVTGVIEILEGKGFTVRSVNKIE, translated from the coding sequence ATGCTTGCCAGAGATTATATGACCAAGGCGGTTGCTACCGCCCGTCCCGATGACTTCGTTATCGATGTTGCCAAGACCATGCAGACCGAAGGGATACGTCATGTGCCTGTCGTGGAAAACGGTCAGCTCGTGGGAATTATAAGTCGAAACACCCTCAGGGATGCTGCCCCTTCAAAGGCTACAGATCTGTCAAAACGGGAAATCAACTTTCTTCTGTCGAAGATGAAGGTCAGTGAGCTCATGAAGAAAGATGTGATCACCTGCAGTCCCGACTCTCACGTGGAGGACGTCGCGCACACAATGCAGACCAGGCGAATTGGAGCTATGCCCGTAGTGGAGGGGGAAAAACTGCTGGGAATTCTGACCAATAATGACATGTTCAGGATACTGATGAAGATACTTGGGATGGAAGGGGCAGGCGTCAGGATCACATTGGAGCTCGCCAGGGGGAAGGGTGAGCTTCTGGTCGATATTGTCAAAGCCGCCAAAGATGAGGGGAAAACCATCAAGAGCCTGATCTCCATCGAGAGCCCTCTCCCTGGCCGTCAGACAGTCATTCTCCACCTGGACGACACTGACGTGACGGGCGTAATCGAAATACTGGAGGGCAAGGGATTCACAGTCAGGTCAGTGAATAAGATTGAATAA
- a CDS encoding 5,6-dimethylbenzimidazole synthase has product MDFYGVIRNRRSCRIFTPDPVPRDVLERVVEAALWAPSGKNRQNWRIFVVTGGKREELVGIAERSFPLLEPSLRKLYDEKIVAFTRNFFKTLGGAPVLLVFYSQPTEEGLFVDTQSVSAAIENALLAATHEGLGACWMTNPVHLEDEVDEALGVEGMNLIAFVPMGYPGKEPPVPPRKEGRVSWIGFE; this is encoded by the coding sequence ATGGACTTTTACGGTGTCATTCGAAACCGGCGAAGCTGCAGGATCTTTACACCCGACCCTGTCCCCCGTGATGTATTGGAGAGGGTCGTTGAGGCTGCCCTCTGGGCGCCATCGGGGAAGAACCGCCAGAACTGGAGGATCTTTGTGGTCACCGGCGGGAAGAGGGAAGAACTGGTGGGTATTGCGGAGAGGTCATTTCCTCTCCTGGAGCCAAGCCTCAGAAAACTTTACGATGAGAAGATCGTAGCCTTTACCAGAAATTTCTTCAAAACCCTGGGCGGCGCTCCGGTCCTCCTGGTGTTCTACTCACAGCCGACGGAAGAAGGCCTGTTTGTGGATACCCAGTCCGTATCAGCGGCTATCGAGAACGCACTTCTTGCTGCAACCCACGAGGGGCTTGGGGCCTGCTGGATGACCAACCCCGTCCACCTTGAGGACGAGGTTGACGAGGCCCTGGGGGTCGAGGGGATGAACCTGATCGCGTTTGTTCCCATGGGATATCCGGGCAAGGAACCCCCTGTCCCGCCGAGGAAGGAAGGGCGGGTGAGCTGGATCGGTTTTGAATGA
- the lptB_4 gene encoding lipopolysaccharide export system ATP-binding protein LptB produces MPIIELKDVYLHFGGIMALNGINFHVRKGEIFAIIGPNGAGKTSIFNCISGLYHPDRGSIFFKNKEISKLSPHQRARLGLARSFQNIELFRGMSVIDNLMLGRHIHMKTELITGGFFFGKARREEIRNREIVEEIIDFLEIQKIRKETVGTLAYGLQKRVELGRALALSPEVLLLDEPMAGMNAEETEDMARFILDINEERDITVVLIEHDMGVVMDISDRICTLDFGLKIAEGRPEEIQADPKVVSAYLGDDEEL; encoded by the coding sequence TTGCCGATTATTGAGCTGAAGGACGTCTATCTGCACTTCGGCGGGATCATGGCCTTGAACGGCATTAATTTCCATGTGCGCAAAGGGGAAATTTTCGCCATCATAGGTCCAAACGGCGCCGGCAAAACAAGCATATTCAACTGTATCTCCGGCCTTTATCACCCCGATCGGGGCAGCATCTTTTTCAAAAACAAAGAGATTTCCAAACTTTCCCCTCATCAAAGGGCACGGCTTGGACTGGCCCGGAGTTTTCAGAACATTGAACTGTTCCGCGGGATGTCGGTTATCGACAACCTCATGCTGGGACGGCACATCCACATGAAAACGGAACTTATTACCGGTGGTTTCTTTTTCGGGAAAGCCCGCAGGGAGGAGATCCGGAACAGGGAGATTGTAGAGGAGATCATCGATTTTCTTGAGATCCAGAAAATCCGCAAGGAGACTGTGGGCACGTTGGCCTACGGACTTCAGAAGCGGGTGGAACTGGGAAGAGCCCTTGCCCTCAGCCCTGAGGTGCTGCTTCTCGATGAACCCATGGCCGGGATGAACGCGGAGGAAACAGAGGACATGGCCCGTTTCATCCTGGACATCAACGAGGAACGGGACATTACGGTCGTGCTCATCGAACACGATATGGGAGTAGTCATGGACATCTCCGACCGGATATGCACCCTCGATTTCGGACTCAAGATCGCTGAAGGACGGCCTGAGGAAATCCAGGCCGACCCAAAGGTCGTCAGCGCCTACCTGGGTGATGATGAGGAACTGTAG
- a CDS encoding putative GTPase/MT1543 codes for MIEKALQGDHLALGRLARSVDDFDAGAARIISELFPRGGGAHIVGITGPPGAGKSTLINALIREERSRDRRVGVLAVDPTSPFSGGAVLGDRIRMQEHATDPGVFIRSLASRGHQGGLSRSILPLITLLDAAGFDTIILETVGVGQEDVEVKDLAHTIVFVTVPGLGDGVQAMKAGVLEIADIYLVNKADLPHSESAAKDLRSLLNHAMNEAGWVPPVLMAVASRGTGVPELAEKIRGHWRYLNDSGQLVEWSAASADVSIRQALRTELEARMTEIFHGDAEALEEDVRRVALREEDPLTVARRWLSKLDFQKE; via the coding sequence ATGATAGAAAAAGCGCTTCAGGGAGACCATCTGGCCCTTGGTCGGCTCGCCAGGTCGGTGGATGATTTCGATGCCGGCGCGGCGCGGATCATCAGCGAGCTCTTCCCCAGGGGCGGCGGCGCTCACATCGTCGGCATAACCGGGCCGCCGGGGGCCGGGAAGAGCACTCTCATAAATGCACTTATCCGGGAGGAGCGTTCCAGGGACCGGCGTGTGGGTGTTCTCGCCGTTGATCCCACAAGCCCTTTTTCCGGCGGCGCCGTCTTGGGAGACAGGATTCGGATGCAGGAACACGCCACTGATCCTGGGGTGTTCATACGCAGCCTGGCCTCCAGGGGGCATCAGGGAGGGCTTTCGAGGTCCATCCTTCCCCTCATCACCCTCCTGGACGCGGCCGGATTCGATACGATCATCCTGGAAACGGTGGGGGTTGGGCAGGAGGATGTGGAGGTCAAGGACCTCGCCCACACAATTGTGTTCGTCACTGTCCCCGGGTTGGGCGACGGGGTTCAGGCCATGAAGGCCGGTGTCCTCGAGATTGCCGACATCTATCTGGTGAACAAGGCCGACCTTCCCCATTCGGAATCCGCTGCGAAGGACCTGCGATCGTTGCTGAACCATGCCATGAATGAGGCCGGCTGGGTTCCCCCTGTACTCATGGCAGTGGCGTCCCGGGGGACGGGGGTGCCGGAACTGGCCGAAAAAATAAGAGGTCACTGGCGTTATCTCAATGACTCCGGCCAGCTGGTGGAGTGGTCGGCAGCTTCTGCGGATGTGTCCATCAGACAGGCCCTCCGCACCGAGTTGGAGGCCCGCATGACGGAGATTTTTCACGGGGATGCAGAGGCGCTTGAAGAGGATGTTCGAAGGGTTGCCCTCAGGGAGGAGGACCCGCTGACGGTTGCGCGCAGGTGGCTTTCGAAACTGGACTTTCAGAAGGAGTGA
- the echA8 gene encoding putative enoyl-CoA hydratase echA8: MANENDMGTVKYETRGRIGIATLNRPGKLNAFSRSMLEKLLSVLEEIEREGKIRVLIIRGEGESAFAAGADLNLLVTLDGKAARDISMFAQRIMTKIEALPIPVIAAVQGVAVGGGLELPLACDLILAAEGSRLGLVETNLGILPGWGGCIRLPRRVGLGRARDMILSGRLVETEEALSMGLVDAVYPGEGFEGSTMEYAEMLSRKSPVSMALAKSTILRGMDASLEAGLALEREAFAFCFSMPDAREGISAFLEKRPPRFED, from the coding sequence ATGGCCAATGAAAATGATATGGGTACGGTGAAGTACGAGACAAGAGGCCGGATCGGCATCGCGACGCTCAACCGCCCAGGCAAACTCAACGCATTCAGCCGCTCGATGCTGGAGAAACTTCTAAGTGTCCTCGAAGAAATTGAGAGGGAAGGTAAAATCCGGGTTTTGATCATTCGCGGCGAGGGGGAGTCTGCCTTCGCCGCCGGTGCGGATCTTAATCTCCTCGTTACCCTCGACGGCAAAGCTGCCAGGGACATTTCCATGTTTGCCCAGAGGATCATGACGAAGATCGAGGCTCTGCCCATCCCGGTCATCGCGGCCGTTCAGGGTGTCGCTGTGGGTGGGGGACTGGAGCTTCCCCTCGCATGTGACCTGATACTTGCGGCTGAGGGTTCGAGGCTGGGTCTGGTGGAGACAAATCTTGGGATTCTTCCCGGATGGGGGGGGTGCATACGTCTGCCCAGACGGGTCGGTCTGGGGCGGGCCAGGGATATGATTCTTTCAGGCCGCCTTGTGGAGACGGAGGAGGCCCTTTCCATGGGGTTGGTGGACGCTGTATATCCGGGCGAAGGATTTGAAGGTTCGACAATGGAATATGCCGAGATGCTTTCCCGTAAATCCCCCGTTTCCATGGCCCTTGCCAAATCCACCATTCTCAGGGGTATGGATGCAAGCCTTGAGGCCGGCCTGGCGCTGGAAAGGGAGGCCTTCGCTTTCTGTTTCTCCATGCCGGATGCCCGGGAGGGTATTTCCGCCTTTCTCGAAAAGCGCCCTCCGAGGTTTGAGGATTGA
- the btuR gene encoding cob(I)yrinic acid a,c-diamide adenosyltransferase — MTSPIGPGYVHVYTGSGKGKTTASLGLALRAVGNGLSVLVLQFLKGRKEMTGERKAALRLAPELEIRPRGGEGFVGPDEPSEEDRFQAATALAEAFDEINSGNWDVIILDEINVAVHLGLIPLGEALALFDSRPDGLELILTGQMAPPELVDRADLVTEMREVKHYFNAGVNARNGIEK; from the coding sequence ATGACCAGCCCTATCGGACCGGGCTATGTCCACGTTTACACGGGGAGCGGCAAGGGAAAGACGACGGCATCCCTGGGCCTGGCCCTGAGGGCTGTGGGAAACGGCCTGAGTGTGCTTGTGCTGCAGTTCTTGAAGGGTAGAAAGGAAATGACCGGTGAGAGGAAAGCCGCCCTCCGCCTTGCGCCCGAACTTGAGATACGGCCAAGGGGCGGCGAAGGCTTTGTTGGACCGGACGAGCCGTCCGAGGAGGACCGCTTTCAGGCCGCCACCGCCCTCGCCGAGGCGTTCGATGAGATCAACTCGGGAAATTGGGATGTCATTATTTTAGACGAGATCAACGTCGCTGTTCATCTCGGCCTTATCCCTCTTGGTGAGGCCCTTGCCCTGTTTGACTCCAGGCCGGACGGCCTGGAATTGATTCTGACCGGCCAGATGGCCCCTCCCGAGCTGGTGGACCGGGCCGACCTCGTGACGGAGATGCGGGAGGTAAAACATTACTTTAATGCAGGGGTCAACGCTCGCAATGGGATCGAGAAGTAA
- a CDS encoding long-chain-fatty-acid--CoA ligase FadD15 — MFRKKNRQPVNNLDIRARDTLPRLLVRNARRYGDRKIALREKEFGIWQTFTWKDYLEHVRFFCLGLISLGLEKNDKVAMIGDNRPEWVFAELAAQCAGAVPLGIYQDSTPKEVGYVIDHSDAKFVVAEDQEQVDKILELRDSIPKVQRVIYTDPKGMRSYDDEFLLEFKKVEDLGRDLHARDPDLFRGVVSAGTGEDIALIAYTSGTTGLPKGSMLSHTNILKMAGNLIRVDPKYTDDEFVSFLPLPWIGEQMMSVGSALLVGFTVNFPEEPETVQENIREIGPNVMFSPPRIWENLAASVQVKIMDASPLKRLAFNLALPIGYKMADCSFEKRKPSLVLRIQYLLAYLLAFRALKDRLGFSRLRSASTGGAALGPDTFRFFHGLGVNLKQIYGQTEISGISCIHYDGDVNFDSVGKPIPETEIAISPDGEILSRSPSVFRGYYKNDEATAETVKDGWLHSGDAGHFTDDGHLVVIDRIKDVMQMSDRTMFSPQFIENKLKFSPYIKEAVVIGDQRKFITAIVNIDMEIVGKWAEKNRTSYTTYTDLSSKPVVYGLIEGEIRKVNLDLYRINKASVIAKFVLLYKELDADDDELTRTQKVRRGFIGERYRDVIEAMYTDMESVPIDTTIKFQDGRTTRIKTTVAVRTMN, encoded by the coding sequence TTGTTCCGCAAAAAAAACAGACAGCCGGTTAACAACCTGGACATAAGGGCACGGGATACCCTCCCGAGGCTTCTGGTCAGAAATGCGCGCCGCTACGGCGACAGGAAGATCGCCCTCAGGGAAAAGGAGTTCGGCATCTGGCAGACCTTCACCTGGAAGGACTACCTGGAGCATGTCAGGTTTTTTTGCCTCGGGCTGATAAGCCTGGGGCTTGAAAAGAACGACAAGGTTGCCATGATTGGGGATAACAGGCCCGAGTGGGTATTTGCAGAGCTGGCCGCTCAGTGCGCCGGTGCGGTTCCCCTTGGGATCTACCAGGACTCCACGCCCAAGGAGGTGGGATACGTAATAGACCACTCCGATGCCAAGTTCGTTGTGGCCGAGGATCAGGAACAGGTGGACAAGATTCTGGAACTGCGGGATTCAATCCCCAAGGTACAGAGGGTCATATACACCGATCCCAAGGGGATGAGGAGCTACGATGATGAGTTTCTCCTCGAATTTAAGAAAGTTGAGGATCTCGGCCGGGATCTTCATGCCAGAGACCCGGATCTTTTCAGGGGGGTGGTCTCCGCGGGCACCGGGGAGGATATCGCTCTGATCGCGTATACTTCTGGAACGACCGGTCTTCCAAAGGGATCCATGCTGTCACATACCAACATACTCAAGATGGCCGGCAACCTCATCAGGGTGGACCCGAAATATACCGATGACGAATTCGTCTCATTCCTGCCCCTTCCCTGGATAGGCGAACAGATGATGAGCGTTGGGAGCGCTCTTCTGGTCGGGTTTACGGTGAATTTTCCGGAGGAACCGGAAACCGTCCAGGAGAACATCAGGGAGATCGGCCCGAACGTCATGTTCTCGCCTCCCCGCATATGGGAGAACCTGGCCGCCTCGGTCCAGGTCAAGATCATGGACGCCTCCCCCCTCAAGAGGCTTGCGTTTAATCTAGCCCTGCCCATCGGATACAAAATGGCCGACTGCAGCTTCGAAAAGAGAAAACCGTCCCTTGTCCTGCGCATCCAGTATTTGCTCGCCTACCTGCTTGCCTTCAGGGCGCTGAAGGATCGCCTCGGGTTTTCCCGTCTGCGATCGGCATCAACCGGCGGAGCCGCCCTGGGGCCCGATACCTTTCGGTTTTTCCACGGGCTGGGCGTAAATCTCAAACAGATCTACGGCCAGACCGAGATCTCGGGAATTTCCTGCATCCATTACGACGGCGATGTCAATTTTGACTCGGTGGGCAAACCCATTCCCGAAACGGAGATAGCCATCTCCCCCGACGGGGAGATCCTCTCCCGCAGCCCCAGCGTATTTCGAGGGTATTACAAGAACGACGAGGCCACGGCAGAGACGGTAAAGGACGGCTGGCTTCACTCGGGGGATGCGGGACACTTCACTGATGATGGCCACCTCGTGGTTATAGACCGGATCAAGGACGTAATGCAGATGTCCGATCGGACCATGTTCTCGCCCCAGTTCATCGAAAACAAGCTCAAGTTTTCGCCATACATCAAGGAAGCCGTGGTAATCGGGGACCAGAGAAAATTCATCACAGCTATTGTAAATATCGACATGGAAATCGTGGGAAAATGGGCTGAGAAGAACAGAACGAGCTACACGACCTATACCGACCTCTCGTCCAAGCCCGTGGTCTACGGCCTCATCGAAGGCGAGATCAGGAAAGTCAACCTGGACCTGTATCGGATCAACAAGGCTTCAGTCATCGCCAAGTTTGTCCTGCTTTACAAGGAGCTTGACGCCGACGATGACGAACTGACCAGAACGCAAAAAGTTCGTCGGGGATTTATCGGTGAACGCTACAGGGATGTTATCGAGGCCATGTATACGGACATGGAATCCGTGCCCATCGACACAACCATCAAATTCCAGGACGGTCGGACAACCAGGATCAAGACGACCGTTGCCGTCCGAACCATGAATTGA